In Camelus bactrianus isolate YW-2024 breed Bactrian camel chromosome 18, ASM4877302v1, whole genome shotgun sequence, one DNA window encodes the following:
- the SOX8 gene encoding transcription factor SOX-8: protein MLDMSEARAQPPCSPSGTASSMSHVEDSDSDAPPSPTGSEGLGRAAGAGGGSRGDAAEAADERFPACIRDAVSQVLKGYDWSLVPMPVRGGGGGTLKAKPHVKRPMNAFMVWAQAARRKLADQYPHLHNAELSKTLGKLWRLLSESEKRPFVEEAERLRVQHKKDHPDYKYQPRRRKSVKTGQSDSDSGAELGHHPGGAVYKTDAGLGDTHHHGDHTGQTHGPPTPPTTPKTDLHHGGKQELKLEGRRLADSGRQNIDFSNVDISELSSEVIGNMDTFDVHEFDQYLPLNGHSALPSEPGQPAATGSYGGTSYSHSGAAGVGSSPVWAHKGAPSASASPTEAGPPRPHIKTEQLSPSHYGDQSHGSPGRTDYGSYSAQASVTTATPAAAASSFTSSQCDYTDLQAPNYYSPYPSYPSSLYQYPYFHSPRRPYASPLLGGLSVPPAHSPPSNWDQPVYTTLTRP from the exons ATGCTGGACATGAGCGAGGCCCGCGCCCAGCCGCCCTGCAGCCCGTCTGGCACTGCCAGCTCCATGTCGCACGTGGAGGACTCGGACTCCGACGCGCCGCCGTCGCCCACCGGCTCCGAGGGTCTGGGCCGCGCGGCGGGCGCTGGGGGCGGCAGCCGGGGCGACGCGGCGGAGGCGGCGGATGAGCGCTTCCCCGCCTGCATCCGCGACGCCGTGTCGCAGGTGCTCAAGGGCTACGACTGGAGCCTAGTGCCCATGCCAGtgcgcggcggcggcggtggcacTCTCAAGGCCAAGCCGCACGTGAAGCGGCCCATGAACGCCTTCATGGTGTGGGCGCAGGCGGCTCGCCGCAAGCTGGCGGATCAGTACCCGCACCTGCACAATGCCGAACTCAGCAAGACGCTGGGCAAGCTGTGGCG CTTGCTGAGTGAGAGTGAGAAGCGCCCATTTGTGGAGGAGGCAGAGCGGCTGCGGGTCCAGCACAAGAAGGACCACCCAGATTACAAGTACCAGCCGCGCCGGAGGAAGAGCGTGAAGACTGGCCAGAGCGACTCAGACTCGGGCGCTGAGCTGGGCCACCACCCTGGTGGTGCTGTGTATAAGACTGATGCCGGCCTTGGTGACACACACCACCACGGTGACCACACAG GGCAGACCCACGGGCCGCCCACTCCGCCCACAACCCCCAAGACGGACCTGCACCACGGGGGCAAGCAGGAGCTGAAGCTGGAAGGGCGCCGCCTGGCGGACAGCGGACGCCAGAACATCGACTTCAGCAACGTGGACATCTCTGAGCTGAGCAGTGAGGTCATCGGAAACATGGACACCTTTGACGTCCATGAGTTTGACCAGTACCTGCCCCTCAATGGCCACTCGGCCCTGCCCTCAGAGCCAGGCCAGCCTGCGGCCACTGGTTCCTATGGAGGTACCTCCTATTCGCACTCCGGGGCGGCTGGCGTCGGGTCGTCCCCCGTTTGGGCCCACAAGGGAGCCCCGTCGGCCTCGGCGTCACCCACTGAGGCGGGCCCCCCGAGACCGCACATCAAGACGGAGCAGCTGAGCCCCAGCCACTACGGCGACCAGTCGCATGGCTCTCCAGGGCGCACTGACTACGGCTCCTACAGTGCCCAGGCCAGCGTCACCACGGCCACGCCTGCTGCGGCTGCCAGCTCCTTTACCAGTTCGCAGTGCGACTACACTGACCTGCAGGCCCCCAACTACTACAGCCCATACCCCAGCTACCCGTCTAGCCTCTACCAGTACCCCTACTTCCACTCGCCCCGCCGGCCCTATGCCTCGCCCCTGCTGGGTGGCCTCTCCGTGCCACCTGCCCACAGCCCCCCCAGTAACTGGGACCAGCCCGTGTACACCACCCTGACCAGACCCTGA